One Drosophila teissieri strain GT53w chromosome X, Prin_Dtei_1.1, whole genome shotgun sequence genomic window, TATCTAGCGCACTGTGAAAATCCCTTTTTCAATTTCGAAAGCCATAGTAGGGGCAATTTGTTCCAGTGCATCGATGGGTGGGATAATCAGCGCTTTTGGCCGTGTCCGTGGCCGTTCTCATGTCTACGGCCCGCTACCGGCCGGATCAGTAGTTATTCCACTTTCAAAGGGTGAATAGCGATTGAGGGGAATCCGAAAAATATGTTCCTGGTCATCGGCGCAATCCTGGCCAGCGCCCTCTTCGTGGGCCTGCTGATCTACCAGCTGAAGTTCAAGCGGCTGATAGAGCTCATCAGCTACATGCCGGGTCCTCCGGCGCTGCCCCTGGTGGGCCACGGCCACCATTTCATCGGCAAGCCGCCGCAAGAGATGGTAAAGAAGATTTTCGAGTTCATGGAGACGTACTCCAAGGACCAGGTGCTCAAGGTCTGGCTGGGACCCGAGCTGAACGTGCTCATGGCCAATCCCAAAGACGTGGAGGTCGTGCTGGGCACGCTGCGCTTCAACGACAAGGCGGGCGAGTACAAGGCCCTGGAGCCCTGGCTAAAGGAGGGTCTGCTGGTCAGCCGCGGTAGGAAGTGGCACAAGCGCCGCAAGATTATCACGCCCGCCTTCCACTTCAAGATTCTCGACGAGTTCGTCGAGGTCTTCGAGAAGGGGTCGCGGGATCTGCTCCGGAACATGGAGCAGGATCGTTTGAAGCACGGCGACTCCGGCTTCAGCCTCTACGATTGGATCAATCTCTGCACCATGGACACGATCTGCGGTAGGGAACTAGGCCTTTGATTTTGCTTTCATTTACAAAATGGTGGTGCTTTGGAGATTGGGCTCTTCATCGGGATATTGGTGTGGTCTTTTATGAAAGTTTTGATAGCATTCCGGTTTCTTTTCCAGAGACTGCCATGGGTGTTTCCATCAACGCGCAGTCGAATGCAGATTCCGAGTACGTGCAGGCGGTGAAGACCATATCGATGGTGTTGCACAAGCGCATGTTCAACATCCTGTACCGCTTCGACCTCACCTACATGCTGACCCCACTGGCGAGGGCGGAGAAGAAGGCCCTGGACGTGCTGCACCAGTTCACGGAGAAGATCATTGTGCAGCGCAGGGAGGAACTCATACGCGGTGGAAGCGGTCAGGAGAGCAGCAATGAGGACGCCGACGTGGGCGCCAAGCGCAAGATGGCCTTCCTGGACATCCTCCTGCAGTCGACAGTCGACGAACGGCCCCTAAGCAACTTAGACATCCGCGAGGAAGTGGACACCTTCATGTTCGAGGGCCACGACACCACATCCTCGGCCCTGATGTTCTTCTTCTACAACATAGCCACCCATCCGGAGGCGCAGAAGAAGTGCTTCGAGGAGATCCGGTCCGTGGTGGGCAATGACAAGAGCACTCCGGTGAGCTATGAGCTGCTAAACAAGTTGCACTACGTCGACCTGTGCGTGAAGGAGACCCTGCGAATGTATCCGTCTGTGCCGCTGCTGGGTCGTAAGGTTCTCGAGGACTGCGAGATCAGTGAGTACTGCGAGGGGAATCACACTTCTTCTTAACTTGCCATTCTCCAATGCAGATGGAAAACTCATCCCGGCGGGCACGAATATCGGCATCTCACCGCTCTACTTGGGCAGACGGGAAGAGCTCTTCAGCGAGCCCAATAGCTTCAAGCCGGAACGGTTCGATGTGGTCACCACCGCCGAGAAGCTG contains:
- the LOC122625064 gene encoding cytochrome P450 4d1 isoform X1, with amino-acid sequence MFLVIGAILASALFVGLLIYQLKFKRLIELISYMPGPPALPLVGHGHHFIGKPPQEMVKKIFEFMETYSKDQVLKVWLGPELNVLMANPKDVEVVLGTLRFNDKAGEYKALEPWLKEGLLVSRGRKWHKRRKIITPAFHFKILDEFVEVFEKGSRDLLRNMEQDRLKHGDSGFSLYDWINLCTMDTICETAMGVSINAQSNADSEYVQAVKTISMVLHKRMFNILYRFDLTYMLTPLARAEKKALDVLHQFTEKIIVQRREELIRGGSGQESSNEDADVGAKRKMAFLDILLQSTVDERPLSNLDIREEVDTFMFEGHDTTSSALMFFFYNIATHPEAQKKCFEEIRSVVGNDKSTPVSYELLNKLHYVDLCVKETLRMYPSVPLLGRKVLEDCEINGKLIPAGTNIGISPLYLGRREELFSEPNSFKPERFDVVTTAEKLNPYAYIPFSAGPRNCIGQKFAMLEIKAIVANVLRHYEVDFVGDSSEPPVLIAELILRTKDPLMFKVRERVY
- the LOC122625064 gene encoding cytochrome P450 4d1 isoform X2 — translated: MWLLLALVLLLGILALEMRRFLRNMRTIPGPLPLPLLGNAHLFLGLTPAEACLKIGELAERHGDTFGLFLGPSYSVMLFNPRDVERVLGNSQLLTKSQEYSFLGRWLNEGLLVSTGRKWHRRRKIITPAFHFRILEPYVEIFDRQSLRLVEELRLRISRGQERINLGEAIHLCTLDAICETAMGVSINAQSNADSEYVQAVKTISMVLHKRMFNILYRFDLTYMLTPLARAEKKALDVLHQFTEKIIVQRREELIRGGSGQESSNEDADVGAKRKMAFLDILLQSTVDERPLSNLDIREEVDTFMFEGHDTTSSALMFFFYNIATHPEAQKKCFEEIRSVVGNDKSTPVSYELLNKLHYVDLCVKETLRMYPSVPLLGRKVLEDCEINGKLIPAGTNIGISPLYLGRREELFSEPNSFKPERFDVVTTAEKLNPYAYIPFSAGPRNCIGQKFAMLEIKAIVANVLRHYEVDFVGDSSEPPVLIAELILRTKDPLMFKVRERVY